A stretch of the Clostridiales bacterium genome encodes the following:
- a CDS encoding SpoIIE family protein phosphatase, translating to MTSLRKFRKLVIGGIESKIVLLIIAAMLLLAGVFLAVTQTQNKLLVDLSGETNERQLAAMSGTTAGVIDTVITQNMDSITDKEAQLADEMFRDVAARVRMVGDYAQKLLENADGSPRAPWNRPDPSKNGELFAKVLFAEGVDEAALEDRVGIIANMGDMMISLCKAYGGDNIWFSLAEGATLMVDDVPDEWILDDGSYETYNATERYWYKQAAQEGKLVFSDVEIDRRTWKKCVTCALPVYGADGKLLGVAGADIFLTDMQAKAAASSDSAGILLIVNQNGHVVVAPDNQDVFPVLKSVEASDLRESDNSGLASLVKDALQSKTDVRMVSLDNGTYYMIGVPMKTPGWAMITAFSEEVAGQPVRTIRETYNGIQAEAAEEYRTKTTQGQTLMWIILGLLLAALVGGALLAGRKIVKPLNTITKRISEIGGDNLQFRMEDEYRTGDEVEVLAKSFADLSAKTMDYIDQVTTVTAEKERIGTELHVAREIQKGMLPGIFPPYPERSEFDLYAAMDPAKEVGGDFYDFFLIDHDHLAMVMADVSGKGIPAALFMMVSKTILKNNAMLGKSPAEILVSANETICSNNKMQMFVTVWMGILEISTGKITAANAGHEYPAIRRAGAGFELLKDKHGFVVGGMEGIRYKEYEIQLNPGDKLFLYTDGVPEATNAEQELFGTDRMVTALDTGADGSARDVLVNVRKSVDAFVQDAEQFDDLTMLCLDYKG from the coding sequence GTGACATCGTTGAGAAAATTCCGGAAACTGGTGATCGGCGGGATTGAGAGCAAGATCGTCCTGCTGATTATTGCGGCGATGCTGCTGCTGGCCGGGGTATTCCTGGCCGTGACGCAGACCCAGAACAAGCTGCTGGTGGACCTGAGCGGGGAAACGAACGAGCGGCAGCTGGCCGCCATGAGCGGGACCACGGCCGGGGTGATCGATACCGTGATCACCCAGAACATGGACAGCATCACGGACAAGGAAGCCCAGCTGGCGGACGAGATGTTCCGGGATGTGGCTGCCCGGGTCCGGATGGTGGGCGATTATGCGCAGAAGCTGCTGGAAAACGCGGATGGGTCCCCGCGCGCGCCCTGGAACCGGCCGGATCCGTCGAAGAACGGGGAGCTGTTTGCCAAGGTTCTGTTTGCCGAAGGCGTGGACGAGGCAGCCCTGGAAGACCGGGTGGGCATCATCGCCAATATGGGCGACATGATGATTTCCCTCTGCAAGGCTTACGGCGGGGACAACATCTGGTTCTCCCTGGCGGAGGGCGCCACGCTGATGGTTGATGACGTGCCGGATGAGTGGATCCTGGATGACGGCAGCTATGAAACCTACAATGCCACTGAACGGTACTGGTATAAGCAGGCAGCGCAGGAGGGGAAGCTCGTCTTCTCCGATGTGGAGATTGACCGGCGGACCTGGAAAAAGTGCGTTACATGCGCGCTGCCGGTATACGGCGCGGACGGAAAGCTGCTGGGTGTTGCCGGCGCGGACATCTTCCTGACGGACATGCAGGCCAAGGCGGCCGCATCCTCAGACAGCGCCGGCATTCTCCTGATCGTGAACCAAAACGGCCATGTGGTGGTGGCTCCGGACAACCAGGACGTATTCCCGGTGCTGAAATCCGTGGAAGCCAGCGACCTGCGCGAATCGGACAATTCCGGGCTGGCATCTCTGGTGAAGGATGCGCTGCAGAGCAAGACCGACGTACGGATGGTCAGCCTGGATAACGGAACCTACTACATGATCGGCGTGCCGATGAAAACCCCCGGCTGGGCGATGATCACCGCCTTCAGCGAGGAAGTGGCCGGGCAACCCGTGCGGACGATCCGGGAAACCTATAACGGCATCCAGGCGGAAGCCGCCGAGGAATACCGCACCAAGACCACCCAGGGCCAGACGCTGATGTGGATTATCCTGGGCCTGCTGCTGGCCGCACTGGTGGGCGGCGCCCTGCTGGCCGGCCGGAAGATCGTCAAACCACTGAACACAATTACGAAGCGGATTTCCGAGATCGGCGGGGACAACCTGCAGTTCCGGATGGAAGACGAGTACCGGACCGGGGATGAGGTGGAGGTTCTCGCAAAGTCCTTTGCGGACCTTTCCGCGAAAACCATGGATTACATTGACCAGGTTACTACGGTGACGGCGGAAAAGGAACGGATCGGAACCGAACTGCATGTGGCACGGGAGATCCAGAAGGGAATGCTCCCCGGCATCTTCCCGCCCTATCCGGAACGGAGCGAGTTTGACCTGTATGCCGCGATGGACCCTGCCAAGGAAGTGGGCGGCGACTTCTACGACTTCTTCCTGATCGACCATGACCACCTGGCCATGGTGATGGCGGACGTGAGCGGCAAGGGCATCCCCGCAGCGCTGTTTATGATGGTTTCCAAAACCATCCTGAAGAACAACGCCATGCTGGGCAAGTCCCCCGCGGAAATCCTGGTTTCCGCCAATGAGACGATCTGCTCCAACAACAAGATGCAGATGTTTGTGACCGTGTGGATGGGCATCCTGGAGATCAGCACCGGGAAGATCACAGCAGCGAACGCCGGACACGAGTATCCGGCCATCCGCCGGGCCGGCGCGGGCTTTGAGCTGCTGAAGGACAAGCACGGTTTCGTGGTCGGCGGTATGGAGGGCATCCGCTACAAGGAATATGAAATCCAGCTGAATCCGGGCGACAAGCTGTTCCTATACACCGACGGTGTGCCGGAGGCCACCAACGCGGAACAGGAGCTGTTTGGAACGGACCGGATGGTCACCGCACTGGACACCGGCGCGGACGGCAGCGCCCGGGACGTGCTGGTGAACGTGCGGAAGAGCGTGGACGCATTTGTGCAGGATGCCGAGCAGTTTGACGACCTGACCATGCTGTGCCTGGATTACAAGGGATAA